The region tataaaatttatatctatatataaatgTACACATAAATTTTATATCTAATATACAATGTacagtatatattatatatgtatagtaattattatattttatagatacatttatttacttatttatttattaaacgtattacatataaataaaatatatagaatatataagTATATGTTTTATagataaaaatatatacttatatttatatattatatatatgtacttatgtttatacatacatatatttatgtatacttgtatttttataaaaaatatatatttttatatataaatttatctgagaaaataattttcttcattatatatatatggaagggaagggaagggaagggaagggaagggaagggggaagggaagggaagggaagggaagggaagggaagggaaggggaagggaagggaagggaaggggaagggaagggaagggaagggaaggaagggaaggaaaggaaaggaaaggaaaggaaaggaaaggaaaaggaaaggaaagggaaaggaaaggaaaggaaaggaaaggaaaggaaaggaaaggaaaggaaggaaaggaaaggaaaggaaaggaaaggaaaaggaaaggaaaggaaaggaaaaggaaaggaaaggaaaggaaaggaaaggaaagatggatggatggatggatggatggatggatggatggatggatggatggatggatggatggatgtgctgtgtcccagcccaaGGTGATACCCtagtttgggattttggggctgtgcACCCCCAGttgctgccctccctcctctccctgtccctccaggtCTCTGGATTCTCCAGCTCCCGGTGATGCCCCAGTTCACCTTCGCCTGTTTCTGCGGCCTCCACGGCTTCTGCaagatgaagaggaagaaggaggaggcCGGTGGGGGGCAGGAGACGGCCGTGTGAGGGGGCGGgacccctcctgtccccccgGTACGCCGGGGGACATCGGGTGTCTCCTTGTCAcccctgtgaggagcagctccccGTGGGgtcagccagctctgcctgccctgtctgtggggttttggggggctcaggggctgaaATAAAGGGCGCGGGGTGGTGGTGGCAGgggaagggagctgggggagcaggggctgggggagcaggtgGGGGCTGCGTGATCTGCTCAGTTATCCCAGAGATTCTCCATTCATCCCGCTGATCATCCATTGATCCCGTAGATTCTTCATTTATCCCACAGATTCTCTATTTATCCCAAACATTCTCCATTTAACCCACATATTCCCCGTTGGTCCCACAGATTCTCCATTTATCCCACAGATTGCCCATTTATCCCACAGATTCCCCATTTATCCCTCATGCGTTCCCATTGATCCCACAGATCCTCCCATTTATCTCAGATTCCCCATTTATCCCCTAGATTCTCCATTTTACCCCCCAGATTCCCCATTTATCCCCAGATTCTCCCATTTACCCCCAGATTTCCCATTTACCCCCAGATTTCCCATTTATCCCCCAGATTCCCCATTTACCCCCCAGATTCCCCATTTACCCCCCAGATTCTCTCATTTATCCCCCAGATTTCCCATTTATCTCCCAGATTCCCTCATTTATACCCCAGATTCCCCATTTATCCCCCAAATTCTCCCATTTATCCCATATATTCTCCATTTATCCCCCAGTTTCTCTCTCTATTTCCTCTCCCCAGGCTCCCAGGGGCAAGCCAGATCCCACCCTGTCCTCGCCAGGGATGTCACCAAGATGTCACCGAGGTGCCACTGCCACCCTGCCAGGACCACAAATTCCCACaaatcccagtgccaccaggatTCCTGGTGTTCATGGAAGGAgcctccagcttctcaggaaggcagaaaaatgaattttttttcccagcagcaaTAATCCTTTTCTAACCCCAACACAGCAATGAAAGGATCCAGCTTCCCTCAGAGCCGCCCTCCTCACGTTCCCATTGGGAATTTGGAATTTGGGGAATTCCTGCATCCTGATGGCAGccaagagataaaaaaaaacaccaaaaacccccccaaaaaaaaccaaaccaaaatccccctttttaaatatttctctctcCTGGTCAAagctctcccttctcccttccacaGGGAGGATTTTCTTCCAACTATTCCCAGTCTTCCTGTAGGCCAAAATAATCGGCGGCTGCCCCAAAAATTTGGT is a window of Melospiza georgiana isolate bMelGeo1 chromosome 23, bMelGeo1.pri, whole genome shotgun sequence DNA encoding:
- the BLACAT1 gene encoding bladder cancer associated transcript 1; the protein is MPQFTFACFCGLHGFCKMKRKKEEAGGGQETAV